Proteins encoded in a region of the Nocardia asteroides genome:
- a CDS encoding acyltransferase family protein → MNDVAKVIQLHDLQIETRQRPAPRRLAAPSPVTSLSERRAAAVPPAPESLSGMLRGALGKQITKTADFARRRLTGDYQVDEFGFDEHLLESVILPALRPLADLWFRVEVSGMDNLPEAGGALIVANHAGTIPLDGLMLQLAVHDRHPKQRALRLLAADLIFETPVLGVLARRAGHTLACREDAERLLRSGELTGVFPEGFKGVGKQYSDRYKLQRFGRGGFVAAAVRTGVPIIPCSIVGSEEIYPKLADLKPLARLLGLPYFPVTPLFPHLGVLGAVPLPSKWYIEFGTPVSTTPYEPEAADDPMTMFEVTDQVRETIQQTLYKLLTKRRNVFTG, encoded by the coding sequence ATGAACGACGTAGCGAAAGTCATCCAACTCCACGATCTTCAGATCGAGACTCGTCAGCGGCCGGCGCCACGGCGCCTGGCCGCTCCGAGCCCGGTGACATCGCTGAGCGAGCGGCGAGCGGCGGCGGTGCCTCCCGCGCCCGAGTCGCTGTCGGGAATGCTGCGTGGCGCGCTCGGCAAGCAGATCACCAAGACCGCCGATTTCGCCCGGCGCAGGCTCACCGGCGACTATCAGGTCGACGAGTTCGGCTTCGACGAGCACCTGCTCGAATCGGTCATCCTGCCCGCCCTGCGGCCGCTGGCGGACCTGTGGTTCCGGGTGGAGGTCAGCGGGATGGACAACCTCCCGGAGGCCGGTGGCGCGCTGATCGTGGCCAATCACGCGGGCACCATCCCGCTCGACGGCCTGATGCTGCAGCTGGCCGTGCACGACCGGCATCCCAAGCAGCGCGCGTTGCGCCTGCTCGCGGCCGATCTGATCTTCGAGACGCCGGTGCTCGGTGTGCTGGCGCGCCGGGCGGGCCACACCCTGGCCTGCCGGGAGGACGCCGAACGGCTGCTGCGCTCCGGCGAGCTGACCGGTGTGTTTCCGGAAGGGTTCAAGGGCGTCGGCAAGCAGTACTCCGATCGCTACAAGCTGCAGCGCTTCGGCCGGGGCGGCTTCGTGGCCGCGGCGGTGCGCACCGGCGTGCCGATCATCCCCTGCTCCATCGTCGGCTCCGAGGAGATCTACCCGAAGCTGGCCGATCTCAAGCCGCTGGCCCGGCTGCTCGGCCTCCCGTACTTCCCGGTGACGCCGCTGTTCCCGCACCTCGGCGTGCTCGGCGCGGTGCCGCTGCCATCCAAGTGGTACATCGAATTCGGCACCCCCGTCTCGACCACGCCGTACGAGCCGGAAGCCGCCGACGACCCGATGACCATGTTCGAGGTCACCGACCAGGTACGCGAGACCATCCAGCAGACGCTCTACAAGCTGCTCACCAAGCGCCGCAACGTCTTCACGGGGTAA
- a CDS encoding NAD-dependent epimerase/dehydratase family protein gives MLVTGASRFFGGTVVARLAQDAGIERILAVDTMTPGRELQRRMGRAEFVRADIRNPLIRKVIDGGEVDTVVHTALLTRPPAGGGRAVMKDHNVLGAMQLFAVCQKASSVRRVVLRSSSAVYGCSAKDPAKFSEEMSARTPPRGEFARDMIDIEGYVRGLARRRPDIATSILRFAPIVGPRLAARGVQYLRSPVTPTVFGRDARMQLLHEEDAVAALTLAARTAASGTYNIAGDGSLSLSQAVRRAGRIELPVPFTVFRTAGRLLMGPVMREFSAEQLDYFHFGCGLNTTRMRTELGFVPRWTTVQAFDDFIGGAALRPVVDPAWIDAAEHKLLGLLGAGTGAHQ, from the coding sequence GTGCTGGTCACCGGGGCCAGCCGGTTCTTCGGTGGCACGGTCGTCGCCCGGCTCGCCCAGGACGCCGGGATCGAACGCATTCTCGCGGTCGACACGATGACGCCCGGCCGAGAGCTGCAGCGGCGCATGGGCCGCGCCGAGTTCGTGCGCGCGGACATCCGAAACCCGTTGATCCGTAAGGTGATCGATGGTGGCGAGGTGGACACCGTCGTGCACACCGCCTTGCTGACGCGCCCGCCCGCGGGCGGCGGGCGCGCGGTCATGAAGGATCACAACGTCCTCGGCGCGATGCAGCTGTTCGCGGTGTGCCAGAAGGCGTCTTCGGTGCGCCGGGTGGTGCTGCGCTCGTCCTCGGCGGTGTACGGTTGCAGTGCGAAGGACCCTGCGAAATTCAGCGAGGAAATGAGCGCGCGCACACCGCCGCGAGGCGAGTTTGCGCGCGACATGATCGATATAGAGGGTTATGTTCGCGGGCTCGCCCGCCGACGCCCCGATATCGCCACGTCAATTCTGCGATTCGCTCCGATCGTGGGCCCGCGGCTGGCCGCCCGCGGCGTGCAATACTTGCGTTCGCCGGTGACACCTACCGTATTCGGCCGGGACGCCAGGATGCAGCTGCTGCACGAGGAGGACGCGGTGGCCGCGCTGACGCTCGCGGCGCGCACCGCGGCGAGCGGGACGTACAACATCGCGGGTGACGGCTCGCTGTCGTTGTCGCAGGCGGTCCGGCGGGCGGGCCGGATCGAGCTGCCGGTGCCCTTCACGGTGTTCCGCACGGCGGGTCGCTTGCTCATGGGCCCGGTGATGCGGGAGTTCTCCGCCGAACAGCTCGACTATTTCCACTTCGGTTGTGGCCTGAACACCACGCGCATGCGGACCGAACTCGGGTTCGTGCCGCGCTGGACGACGGTGCAGGCGTTCGACGACTTCATAGGGGGCGCAGCGTTGCGGCCCGTGGTCGATCCAGCGTGGATCGACGCCGCAGAACACAAACTGCTCGGCCTGCTCGGGGCCGGTACGGGAGCACACCAATGA
- a CDS encoding AURKAIP1/COX24 domain-containing protein, giving the protein MGSVIKKRRKRMSKKKHRKLLRRTRVQRRKLGK; this is encoded by the coding sequence ATGGGTTCTGTGATCAAGAAGCGCCGCAAGCGCATGTCGAAGAAGAAGCACCGCAAGCTGCTTCGCCGTACGCGTGTCCAGCGGCGCAAACTCGGCAAGTAA
- a CDS encoding helix-turn-helix domain-containing protein: MLGGGTQFLTVAEVASLMRVSKMTVYRLVHSGELPAVRVGRSFRVHAKAVHDYLETSYFDAG, translated from the coding sequence GTGCTCGGCGGCGGCACCCAGTTTCTCACCGTCGCCGAAGTGGCGAGTCTGATGCGGGTGTCCAAGATGACGGTCTACCGGCTCGTGCACTCGGGCGAGTTGCCCGCCGTGCGCGTCGGCCGATCGTTCCGGGTACACGCCAAGGCGGTACACGACTATCTGGAAACGTCCTATTTCGACGCCGGATGA
- the proC gene encoding pyrroline-5-carboxylate reductase, protein MTRIAVIGGGRIGEALVAGLLESGRLTKDLVVVETHRERAHQIADRFGIRVTDDVADAAVGADLLVIAVKPSDVDAVLAPLGKAEIGSDRDQVLVSLAAGVPTARLEGKLPAGFPVVRVMPNTPMLVGQGMSVIAPGRYAREQHLELVTEVLGAVGKVVAVAESQMDAVTAVSGSGPAYFFLVVEAMVDAGVGLGLTRDVATQLVVQTMVGSAALLDGSSQSAAELRAAVTSPAGTTAAAIRELERGGLRSAFLEALFAAKQRSAEQGASAE, encoded by the coding sequence ATGACGAGAATTGCGGTGATCGGTGGCGGGCGCATCGGGGAGGCCTTGGTCGCGGGGTTGCTGGAGTCCGGGCGGCTGACCAAGGACTTGGTCGTCGTCGAGACCCATCGGGAGCGGGCCCATCAGATCGCTGATCGCTTCGGTATCCGGGTCACCGACGATGTGGCCGATGCCGCCGTCGGCGCGGATTTGCTGGTGATCGCGGTGAAACCGAGCGATGTGGACGCGGTACTCGCGCCGCTGGGCAAGGCGGAGATCGGCAGTGATCGCGATCAGGTGCTGGTCTCGCTCGCGGCCGGTGTGCCGACCGCGCGGCTGGAGGGCAAGTTGCCCGCCGGTTTCCCGGTGGTGCGGGTCATGCCGAACACGCCGATGTTGGTCGGGCAGGGGATGAGCGTCATCGCGCCGGGTCGATACGCGCGCGAGCAGCATCTGGAACTGGTGACCGAGGTGCTCGGCGCGGTCGGCAAGGTCGTCGCGGTGGCGGAGAGCCAGATGGACGCGGTCACCGCGGTGTCCGGTTCGGGGCCCGCCTACTTCTTCCTGGTCGTCGAGGCCATGGTGGACGCGGGCGTCGGGCTCGGGCTCACCAGGGACGTGGCCACTCAGCTCGTCGTGCAGACCATGGTCGGTTCGGCCGCTCTCCTGGACGGCTCCAGCCAGTCCGCCGCGGAACTGCGCGCCGCGGTCACCTCGCCCGCGGGCACGACGGCGGCCGCCATCCGCGAACTCGAGCGCGGAGGACTACGCTCGGCATTCCTGGAGGCCCTTTTCGCGGCCAAGCAAAGGTCGGCCGAACAAGGCGCATCAGCGGAGTGA
- a CDS encoding thioesterase family protein, with amino-acid sequence MTTELTADFGPVATTDAPFSQVCALTEAPPATPGTGRYLGVIDDIWTIGPKVHGGTMVAASAAAAANWLRASDPALVDMAPIAASSDFLGAPNPGEVEYEVRVRKIGRQICLADADLVQDGRVLVRTALTFSRLDDTDPIYAPEHADMPAQPPADAIGYEPGSPMGEIVHVGQGAEIYLDREWARFLEGAKGEPRLRLWMRPRQGDEQDPEVAMYFAMMSADMSPPVPTNLGHFGWAPTVQMTTYLRRRPAPGWLRIIATTHEVGKRMFDEDQLVLDSTGAVVAQSRQLALVPQR; translated from the coding sequence ATGACGACGGAGCTGACGGCCGACTTCGGCCCGGTGGCCACGACCGACGCGCCGTTCAGCCAGGTGTGCGCGCTGACCGAGGCGCCACCGGCCACGCCGGGGACCGGGCGCTATCTCGGCGTCATCGACGACATCTGGACCATCGGCCCGAAGGTCCACGGCGGGACGATGGTCGCGGCCAGCGCCGCGGCAGCCGCCAATTGGCTGCGCGCGTCCGATCCCGCCCTGGTGGACATGGCCCCGATCGCCGCCAGCTCCGATTTCCTCGGCGCCCCCAATCCCGGCGAGGTCGAATACGAGGTGCGCGTCCGCAAGATCGGCCGCCAGATCTGCCTGGCCGACGCCGACCTCGTCCAAGACGGCCGCGTCCTGGTGCGTACGGCGCTGACGTTCAGCCGCCTCGACGACACCGACCCGATCTACGCGCCGGAGCATGCCGACATGCCCGCCCAGCCGCCTGCCGACGCGATCGGCTACGAGCCCGGTTCGCCGATGGGCGAGATCGTGCACGTGGGCCAGGGCGCGGAGATCTATCTCGACCGCGAGTGGGCGCGGTTCCTCGAAGGCGCGAAGGGCGAACCGCGCCTGCGGCTGTGGATGCGCCCACGCCAGGGTGACGAGCAGGATCCCGAGGTCGCGATGTACTTCGCCATGATGAGCGCCGACATGAGCCCGCCGGTGCCGACCAACCTGGGCCATTTCGGCTGGGCCCCCACCGTGCAGATGACCACCTACCTGCGTCGCAGGCCCGCGCCGGGCTGGCTGCGGATCATCGCCACCACGCACGAGGTGGGCAAGCGCATGTTCGACGAAGATCAACTGGTCCTCGACTCGACCGGTGCGGTCGTCGCGCAGAGTCGTCAGCTGGCGCTCGTTCCCCAGCGCTGA
- a CDS encoding sugar phosphate isomerase/epimerase, protein MGNIGQANETGVRPAPEAGSRTGAGSPGDLDGASRPKPIQVGLSTASVYPQNTEAAFRYAAELGYDGVELMVWAEPASQSIATAQAYSREYGVPVLAVHAPCLLISQRVWGSDPVAKLERSVHTAEALGASTVVVHPPFRWQRRYAAGFAAQVAELEENSPVIVAVENMFPMRADTLFGRREGAVKRLERRGGPGPALTAFSPSYDPTDTGFRHYTLDLSHTATAGTDPLALAARMGPGLAHLHLADGRGAAHDEHLVPGEGTQPCVEVCESLVRTGFSGQVVAEINTQNARTTKERAAMLHRTLAFARAHLTAAPTPTGARRGSPEPPV, encoded by the coding sequence GTGGGGAATATCGGACAGGCGAACGAGACCGGGGTGCGGCCCGCGCCCGAGGCGGGGTCGCGCACGGGCGCCGGTTCGCCGGGTGACCTCGATGGCGCGTCCCGGCCGAAGCCGATCCAGGTCGGCCTGTCGACCGCCTCGGTATACCCGCAGAACACGGAGGCCGCGTTCCGATATGCCGCCGAGCTCGGGTACGACGGCGTCGAATTGATGGTCTGGGCCGAGCCCGCCAGCCAGAGCATCGCCACCGCGCAGGCCTACTCCCGCGAATACGGTGTCCCCGTGCTCGCCGTGCACGCGCCGTGCCTGTTGATCTCGCAGCGGGTGTGGGGCTCGGACCCGGTGGCCAAACTCGAGCGCAGTGTGCACACGGCCGAGGCGCTCGGTGCGAGCACGGTCGTCGTGCACCCGCCGTTCCGCTGGCAGCGCCGCTACGCGGCGGGGTTCGCAGCGCAGGTGGCCGAGCTGGAAGAGAACAGCCCGGTGATCGTCGCGGTGGAGAACATGTTCCCGATGCGCGCGGACACGCTGTTCGGCCGACGTGAGGGCGCGGTGAAACGGCTGGAGCGGCGCGGTGGCCCGGGGCCGGCGCTCACCGCGTTCAGCCCCTCCTACGACCCGACCGATACCGGGTTCCGTCACTACACCCTGGACCTGTCGCACACCGCGACCGCCGGAACCGATCCGTTGGCCTTGGCGGCCCGCATGGGTCCGGGTCTGGCTCACCTGCACTTGGCCGACGGCCGGGGCGCCGCACACGACGAACATCTCGTTCCCGGCGAGGGCACGCAACCGTGCGTGGAGGTGTGTGAGAGCTTGGTCCGCACCGGCTTCTCCGGCCAAGTCGTCGCCGAGATCAACACCCAGAACGCGCGCACCACCAAGGAGCGGGCCGCCATGTTGCACCGCACCCTGGCCTTCGCCCGCGCGCATCTGACTGCCGCGCCCACACCCACCGGCGCCCGACGTGGGTCGCCCGAACCGCCGGTGTGA